From Phycodurus eques isolate BA_2022a chromosome 1, UOR_Pequ_1.1, whole genome shotgun sequence, one genomic window encodes:
- the sst7 gene encoding cortistatin produces the protein MQILVVVAAFMGVLLSVRAAAVLPVEDSRSPMQGLNRGQDLSKQRKELILKLVSSLLEGALDTNILPEETSPEELEEPLDSRLVERAVYNRLSLPQRDRKAPCKNFFWKTFTSC, from the exons ATGCAGATCCTGGTAGTGGTAGCAGCTTTCATGGGTGTTCTGCTCAGTGTCAGAGCAGCCGCCGTGCTTCCTGTGGAGGACAGCAGGAGCCCCATGCAGGGGCTGAACAGG GGACAGGACCTAAGCAAACAGCGCAAAGAGCTGATCCTGAAGCTGGTGTCCAGCTTGCTGGAGGGGGCATTGGACACCAACATACTCCCAGAGGAGACGTCACctgaggagctggaggagccGCTGGATTCGCGCCTGGTGGAGCGGGCTGTCTACAACAGGCTATCACTGCCTCAGCGTGACCGCAAGGCACCATGTAAAAACTTCTTCTGGAAAACGTTCACCTCctgttaa